GTGTATTATAGGCAGCTTGGGTCTAACTCAAAATAATGTTATATTATTAAAAAGATGAAATATTATTATatcattatattttattaaaattaattacttaaattattttttaaaaaacttaattaaaatgTCATTATATTGTACATAATTTCAAGCCATATCTATTGGTTAGGCATTTTATTACTTAAATATTAAGGACACAAATATCAAGCCTTAAATTGTAATGAAAAAAACAcaccttaaattttaaaataaattaaaaatgagtttaatataaatttataattttagttaataaaaaaattttataattttataaaatttaaatatcatatgTTAAATTTCTTATCAATTCAAGGTCAGTGAACATAAAATTTATACAGCCAACCATTCAcgataggggtgagcattcggttcgaaccgaactgaaccgaattaaattataaaaatcgaattttaaattttagaaaccgaacataattgaaatggatgaaaaatcgaatcgaacctaaCCGCTCTATTTCAGTTATGTTCAATTTAAACcaatcggttttgatttttgattgattttttaatttatacttgattttcaagttatttgatctaattttgactttggtttaaacataataaccattaatcaatgaaattaaacaattaatatatataaaattaaatataattcataaatttttcataaaaataaatcaatttaaaaatcgattcgatttgatttggttcgatttgaatatacaaattactattcagtttggttcgatttaactaatttttttttcttcaaaatcaaaccgaaccgaaataatcaaaatttttataatgtaaaataaaATCGAATCGATTGAATCAAATTAACTCAGTTcggttcaatttttcaatttgaattttttgaaaatttagaaaaattaattaatctttttgtGTTTACAATTTGgatcatttttcattaaaaaaaagaaaaatataacaaaaaataaaagagaaaagtgttgatataaagaaaaaaaaaagaaaagaggaaaatgagagcgagtaaaaggaaaataaataggAGAGAATTTGAatgaatttaatataaaaaattaagagttattaaaaaattaataaattaaattatataaattaattatgtattttttaaaatatagtggcttgttaattaattttattaaaataatgagattaaataataatttaattaatgttaaattaattaataaaaaaattaaaattaagtaatatattttttaaaatataaatattaaataattaattttattaaaatacaggtAATAAATTTCCAAAAATGTTTCGATTAACCCTATAATCCATGTGAACCATGTGTACCAGTTCGTGACACTGACAATTGTGGCTTCCAGCTGCAACGATAAGCCGTTGTGCATTAACAGAGCCACACCGGCCATCCTCTGCCTGCTTCCACCTTCAAAAACACCTGCATTGCGTTTGGGCTTTTGCTGCGAAATTCCTATCGTAGGATGGAACGATTAGTTTCACCTAGAGTGTCCCCCAGGACTACTCCTCTTTTCCACAGGCCAAGCTTCTCAATCAGACGCCCGATGAACCTCCATATGCTCAATCGTTTCTCTGTTCGAGTTCAACAGGTTAACTTACGGACATTTGTTTCATTGCTTTGCTCAATTTCTGTgttaaatattgaaaatttttttttattgtattttgtAGCCAGACAACAAGGTAGGTTCGGCTACGGTGTTGGCCGTGAGGGAGGAGGAGGCAAATGCCCTCCAAGTGAAGGAGTGGGAAGTAGGTATGCTCCAAAACGAATTGGCTGCTAGCCAGGGGATTAGAATTAGGAGGAGGCCGCCGACGGGGCCGCCTTTGCACTACGTCGGACCCTTTGAGTTTCATGTACAAAACGAGGGCGGTAACCCCAGGAACATCCTGGAGGAAATCATATGGCATAAGGACATGGAAGTCTCCCAGGTAATccttctgaaaattttgttctttcttgttattattatttttttaatagttatCTTTAACGGAGAGCTGCCTTTAGTGCTCATGTTGGATTTTTCTTTGTTTATTTTCTTGCAGTTGAAAAAGAGGATACCTTTCTCTGTGCTGAAGAAATCTCTTGAGAATGCTCCTCCTTCCAGAGATTTTATTGCAGCTCTCAGGGAAGCTAATCTTAAAACTGGACTTCCTGGGTTGATTGCTGAGGTGAAGAAGGCTTCTCCAAGCAGAGGAATCCTAAGAGAGGACTTCGATCCTGTAaatatgtctttttttttttctcctacaATTGCATTTTCTATCATATTGTTAGGCTGTGTATGATCATCTTAGGAGTTTTGCATGAACTTGATCTCAAACCAATTTGTAGTCCTTACAGCAATTGGCATAAGTTTTTATCTCACGTGCTCCTATTATTCACATGTCCTATAAATTCGTTTTTGTAGAAACATCTTTGGCTGTTTCTTTAATCTGCTTCCTTGGTTGATTGGCTTGTGCTATTCTTGCCATGTTATCTGGCTTTAGTCAATGGCTTGTGATTTCTTCATCTCGTACATACAAGTCCTTCATCTCATCACGCAAACTTTCTGGCTACaaggaaaaatttaaatttgaattattGCTCCTCACCACCACACCACCACCTCACCCCACACCCCCCACACCCAACCCCAACCCCACCCACCCAACCCCCCCCCAAACCAccaacctatatatatatatatatatatatatatatatatatatatatatatatatatatatttgttttattgCAATGCTGCCTCTTTCCTAACGAAGCCATCTGATTCTGGTACTTCATACGAGAGGCTGAGCCGTTTAATTTGCATTTGGTGTGGCTAGGTGTTGGTCATGAtcattcttttcttttccttttgattGAAATGTTATTCCGTCATGAATCTGATTGTTTCTTATAATAGGTTGAAATTGCCCAAGCTTACGAGAGAGGTGGCGCTGCATGTCTCAGTGTTTTGACTGATGAAAAGTTTTTTAAGGTAAACATGCCATCATCTGGATATTCTTTTCTCGTACAtgcatttgatttttcttttctttttgttttattttatttttggaatATGCGGATAACATAGCAAATTCAATTTGGTAACTTCTACTGACTTGCttttgtatttataaattaaggggagctttgaaaatctggaggcaaTAAGGAAGGCAGGAGTAAAGGTCTGAATTTTCTTGTCATGATATATGTATAAATTGTTCCACATGCTTGCTAAATTGAAGGCAGCTGTAAAGCATAATTCTAATGCTATCAAATGATGCAGTGCCCTCTACTGTGCAAAGAATTTGTTATGGATAGCTGGCAGATCTACTATGCCCGAATTAAAGGTGCAGATGCCATTCTTTTAATTGCTGCTGTTTTGCCTGATCTAGACATCAGATACATGGTCAAGATCTGCAAAATGCTTGGTTTGGCAGCACTTGTCGAGGTTTGACTGATGCTTCTTTGGTTGTCATTAAGTTTTCCTCTATCAATTTTTACAAGACAtgtttttgttgttgttgttttctttatatatatatatatatatatatatatatatatatatatatatatatatactttcaaCTAAGGGTACACACATGCTTTTAAAATTGGATGCTTTTGACTACAACAACTGGCTTCGCTTTTATGAAAAACTTTATTAGCTATTTTTCAATTTCTGTATAATTATAAACTTTATTTTAGTTCTGGGTTTTTATTACCATCTTGGGAAAATTATAATTGTGTACCAATTTAATGCAAAAACTACACTTATTCTGGATCTCATGGGCATATGCTGGCTCTAGTTGTGGGATTGGAGGTGGCTTGAGAAATTTTCAACTAAAATTGTCATATGCAAGGGTAACTTTGCATGTGGCTAATCGTCCCCTCGTGGTGATTTTCATTGCACATTGCAAATCAAAACCCCACATCAAGTTGGTCTTTTGCATTGTAAATCCTAGTAAGTGCATGCATGTGGCCCACTTGGACAAAGAAGATAGCTATAACTGCAAAAGTCACTTGCCATTGAACTAAAAAAAGTTCCTTAATGAATCCAAAAGACCGTGCTAGTTTATTTTGATACTGAGTTTTAGTTTTACTAATGTCATGAAGAGGAGAGCTTGTGGCTTCTGTCATCTTTTGTCCCTTACTCCATGACAAGTTTTTTAAATCCTCTGAaataagatttaaaaaaaaagaagtacTTATTGTCTGGAGTGTGACTGCTACTGTTGCTTCTGCTGTTTATCCATAGGTGCACGATGAGAGGGAAATGGATCGTGTTCTTGGAATAGAGGGGATTGAGCTAATTGGTATCAACAATCGAAATCTTGGTAAACTTTTTCTGCATCTTCATTGGCATTTGTTATGGAAGCTGTGCTCACCCTTGCAAACTTTTTCAAAGTTTATGAATTGGATGCCACACGCATGTATAGCTACTACACAAACTATAAAATTTACCAGCTACTTCTTTTACTTCTGCTTGCATGCAGAAACATTTGAGGTTGATATCAGTAACACGAGGAAGCTTCTTGAAGGAGAGCGAGGTCAAATTATCCAACAAAAAGAAATAATTGTAAGTGGCTTTCTGAGGTTGGATTCGTATTCACTAAAGTGGATGTGCTATTCCTGTGCATTTCACCATCTTGTGGTTAGGGCAAAAGCATACCTTCATTTGCtaataaaatttggggttttTCTGGTTGGACTTTCAGGTTGTTGGGGAATCTGGGCTATTTACTCCTGATGATATTGCTTATGTACAAGAAGCTGGTGTGAAAGCCGTAAGCTCCATAAATACCAAACTTCAttgctttttttttccttttaactcTGCTCATTTTTGCTAGTAGAAGCAATGGATCCatcatttgaaattcaaaaaaaaaaatgcatgtcATTGCCCATTCATGTGTTTCATAGACAACATATGAATTTGAACCAATGAAATCATTGCCAAACCTCACATGCAGAAATTCCACTACAAATTTGCAACATTATAACTTTGTGATCACAAATGAACATaataatgaatatgaaattgttgaattataaaagaagtagagaaaattagagaagagagagagagagaagagagagagagagagagagagagagagaattgagAATTATTATTTCTGTGGTAATTCTTGAATGGATCTACAGATTAGCTTGTTGAGAATTTATATCTCAACTCAGTAACTACTTTCTCTAAAGTCAAACATAGCAGTTACCAATTCTGTTACAGAATCAGTTATACACTCTAGCTCCTTTCCTGCCAATATTCCCCTTCCTATTACTATTATACTTTCTTCTATAGCATGTAACAGAAATCTATGTTTCAACATTTGTAATGGGTGCATGTCTTGTGTTTACATAAACGTTTAACCT
This sequence is a window from Hevea brasiliensis isolate MT/VB/25A 57/8 chromosome 10, ASM3005281v1, whole genome shotgun sequence. Protein-coding genes within it:
- the LOC110641517 gene encoding indole-3-glycerol phosphate synthase, chloroplastic isoform X1 — translated: MERLVSPRVSPRTTPLFHRPSFSIRRPMNLHMLNRFSVRVQQPDNKVGSATVLAVREEEANALQVKEWEVGMLQNELAASQGIRIRRRPPTGPPLHYVGPFEFHVQNEGGNPRNILEEIIWHKDMEVSQLKKRIPFSVLKKSLENAPPSRDFIAALREANLKTGLPGLIAEVKKASPSRGILREDFDPVEIAQAYERGGAACLSVLTDEKFFKGSFENLEAIRKAGVKCPLLCKEFVMDSWQIYYARIKGADAILLIAAVLPDLDIRYMVKICKMLGLAALVEVHDEREMDRVLGIEGIELIGINNRNLETFEVDISNTRKLLEGERGQIIQQKEIIVVGESGLFTPDDIAYVQEAGVKAVLVGESIVKQSDPGKGITGLFGKDISL
- the LOC110641517 gene encoding indole-3-glycerol phosphate synthase, chloroplastic isoform X2, coding for MLQNELAASQGIRIRRRPPTGPPLHYVGPFEFHVQNEGGNPRNILEEIIWHKDMEVSQLKKRIPFSVLKKSLENAPPSRDFIAALREANLKTGLPGLIAEVKKASPSRGILREDFDPVEIAQAYERGGAACLSVLTDEKFFKGSFENLEAIRKAGVKCPLLCKEFVMDSWQIYYARIKGADAILLIAAVLPDLDIRYMVKICKMLGLAALVEVHDEREMDRVLGIEGIELIGINNRNLETFEVDISNTRKLLEGERGQIIQQKEIIVVGESGLFTPDDIAYVQEAGVKAVLVGESIVKQSDPGKGITGLFGKDISL